In Lolium rigidum isolate FL_2022 chromosome 7, APGP_CSIRO_Lrig_0.1, whole genome shotgun sequence, the DNA window cctatggcccctacttcttctctccctcgtgaggatccctcttccAAGGTACCGTCGAATACGACGACAATGAGTATGAGCACGCTGTGCAACACGGTTGTCCCAGCGGTGCTTCTTCCTAGTGTCTTGGCCTTACCGCCACAAGCACATTTCAattcttcaggaacaatccaaagtGTTGTACAGTTCGCTGGAAACTGAACTAGTTTGTTTGGCACCCCTTGTTTCATATCATCTGGCAAAAAAAAATATGGAGGTATACTGAAGCCATTTTTCATTTGTCCAATTAAATGACTACCATAAGAATGGCAGGGTTAAGGATAGAATTTGACCTAACATACCGAATGCATATGCTGGAATTTCCAACCAAAATGACGGTTCTAATTCCATGACAGCCAAAAACGTTTACATATGGAATCTCGAAAGAATTCTGTGATTTCGGCACAAAATGATGGCTGACAAACAAGCTCGTCGGCTGGGGGGGACATTGCGAACTTATCCCTTCGCTACAGTAGATCGAAGGCGATTCGGCGGCGACCGCATCCCCTGGTCCTCCCCCGGCGAGTCCGCCGCTCCCCTTCACCTCCGGCGGCCGTTTCGGCACCGTGAGGTGGGGGGGAGCCTCGGTCCTCGTTGCGTAGCTAGGGTAGTGTAGGTTTTCTTCCTCGGGGAGGCGGCGCTCGGATGGGGGCGATGACTCTGGAGCGGGGAGTTCTACCGCGGCTCCGTCCATCCCGACGAGGCCCTCCTGGGCCGAATCGCGGAGCCTGCGGTGTAGATTCCTGCCGGCCCTTCGGGACGGTGAGGTTAGGGTTCGCATGGCCGGCATCTGCGCCGGCGTGCGAGGGTTTCCTGGGTGTGgttggcgaggcggcggcggcgaccacacCGGAGGATTTTGCTTCCTCGTCCTCGTCTCCGTTGTGGCGGCGCTCCCTCTGGCGCCGGCGGGAGGATGTGGGAAAATTGGGGCAGGAGGATGCCAACTCTCGCTGCTCCTCGGAGTGGCGGCTTCGGCGTCGGCAAGGGGGCCTTGGCCTCTGCACAAGGCGCGTGGATGGAGGAGGGCGGCTCCGGCGTGGTAGCTTCGCCTTGCCGGCGAGGTTTGGAGTCGGGATCGGGTGCGTTCCGGGGCCTTCCCCGGCCGACGAGCCACAGAGAAGACGGCCCCTGTGGCCATACATGAGGCTCTCTGAAGCGCTGAAGCGCGATGAGGCACGCCCGATTCAGGGAAGGAAGGAAGCTCGGCCCCcgctccggcgaagctccggcggaTCTGGTGGGCGGCGGCGAGTGTGGGTGTTGGGCGTGGGTGACTCCGGGGTCCTGACTGTATTTTTCTGTCTTCCGGGGGCCTTTTCGCCATTGTGCAGGGACATGTGTCCCTTCTGCTGTTTACCTTGTCTTAAGCATTCTGTACTGCTTTGGTTAATATATTGATGCTTAcagtcgcaaaaaaaaaaaaacaagctcGTCGGCTGGCAGCTAAGGCTAGGGACATATAGGCTAATATCATTGACAACCAGCTCCTGGGGTAGGACGGACTCCAACCATTAACATGAAACCGTAAATAGTAGGAAAACACTGGAGACACTAAATCCAAAGAACAGAGATACACACGGTGCTTATCATTTCTCCTTGCTCTCATCCACGAAAtccagaaaaagaaaaacattgcAAGATCACCCACAAGGGCTCCCTGAGAGCAGGAGGAAATGCAACGAACATTCAAACTTGCTGGCAAGACCCAACAGCATGAGAAAATCCACCAGGTGACACCAAAACACGTAGTAGTAGATAGGTCATTGCTATCACAAAACCCCAAATTGCCAACTTGTGATCATCATTCTAGTTGATGAACCCGTGGTTCCCTGGTATTTGTGCTATCTTTGTTCTAGCCTTGCATATAAGGAGACGGGGAACATTAGACATATTTCAATGTACGATTCTGAAGAACACTAGAGCAGCCAGCTCTGATTGTCACCTTCCTTCAAGACCATGAAGGGTGGTAGCAAGATCAGCATGGTTCTCTCAATTCAACAGCAGCTACAGCAGATTTAACACATCTTCCGTCTCCAAGCACaagacccgccggaaattggaaaACATAAGCGCGGAGGTTGCACATCTAGAGAACAAATATACCTTAACATCTGCAGTTATGCATCAAACAGCATAACCACTGAATGATTGCTTTGCAAACCCTTAAGCCCAAGTTGTTAAGGATACAGCACAAGCCTGAATCATTAAACGCAATCACAAATTTTGCAGGACCAACACGTGAAATTATAAGGTTCACGCAGACAAGCAGCTCACATAGCTAAAGCTTAGACATATCAGTTCCAATCTTGTCCGACATTCCTTCAGGTTTTGCAGCACTTGGCTAAACTTATCATATACATTCATCCAACTTCCTATTGGCCACGCCAGGCATGAAACGAACATCTTCTCAAACAAGACATTAGGTAAACACATATATTAGATATGTGGTTGCTTACTTAGTTAACTTACCCAACTTATAAAAACAATTTAAGGCTCCAAACCATACCAACAGAAGAACACTCAAGTGAATGGATTATGGATAGATCACAGTGCAATCTGCCACTAAAACACGTTATGAACACCTGGTAAGATACGATGCATGATACCTTACCTTCCAAAAAGATAAGACCCCAAACAGCACGGTAGCTTAAAACGGACCTAAAAAGACGAAGCCACCAACTTCATCAAGTATCTGAAAACATATCGCAACTTCACACGCACGCACCCACGCACTGACACAGATTGACGAAATTATGGAACTGAATTAAGTTACTCACAAAGCAAACAGCATGAGAAATCAACCAAGTAACACCGAAACACCTAGTACTGAAATAGTTCATTACTACGTCACAAACCCTTAATTGACTCTATGAGATTATCCATCTTATTGGTGAGACGCACAACTGGGGTCTGTCCAACACATCACAGGTGACGCGCAGCAACCGATGCCCCTGCCGGAAAACTTGCTCCAGTTTGCCTTTCTGCAGAAAATGAACAAGTTTTGTTAGTGTGGCTCCAAATGTTTTGGTTCATTGGTTTTGACAATAAAATGAATCAAAAGGAGAAAACAGGATACTAGTTAGAATGCTAGATTGTGTAGCAAAAGCACGTCTAGCTAGATCGAGGATTACAGCAACAATACCTGGTGGATTGTAAAAGCTCATGAAGGGGAAGAGGGGCCGAATGTCTTGTCCTTCACATAACTTTCTTGACCGCAGCAACTTGAGATCAATAGCGTAGACACCAAGAGCTGTGGTGGCGAAGATGATATTGGCACCCTCCACGGAGCCAATCAACTCCACTTTGATCGCAGGATCTCCAATGGGGAGAAACGGTATGAGATTAATGACTCTATGTTCTGTCCATGCTGCAATTCCGTCAGGACCCACCTCCCTTGACCACAGGTGAAGGCTGAGCTTGTCCAGGTGGGCGACTCCCAGCCTTCCATCCTCTGTTGCCATGAGAAGGGTGCCCCGGTCGTAAACAGCCGCCGCTGCCGGCAGGACGATCAAAGAGAGGTAATGCCTTCCTACGTCGTACTTGAGAACTCGAGCGCCTTGTGGCCCAGACATGAGGAGGAAGTGGAGGGAGTCTTCAACGAGCACACTGTGCATCGCAGTAAGGTAGCCGTCATCGACGGGGTCAAGCCCGTCGAAGAGGTCAAGCTCCACGACAAAGTGATGCTCGTCGACAAGGGCAAGCTCAGACGTCGGCGTGCTCCACTCACCCGTCTCCGACGAGTACTTGTAGGCGGTTACGCTCCCCACCTCCGCATCAATACCGACAAAAACAACATGGAAAGGGCCCTTGTGGCAGCCGGTGTGGTCGCAGCCGTCCACAAGCACATAGCACCGCGGTCCCGAGATAGAACAAGGACCTGCGGGGGTCGCTCACCACTTTTCGGCGGTCCGTCATGGGGTCCCAGACCACAAGCTCCATGGGCACCTCACAGTTGTCGAGGAggacacggccatggcggcagtcGCACACGGTGAAGTCAGCCAGCTGGGGGTCAAAAGTGCATGGGAGGGAGGACCCAGTGGTGGGGACAAAGCGACTGACAGAGCTCACCTCACTGTTGTAGATGAAGCCAAGCATAGGAGGCATCCGATTGAACTTGCGGTAGTTGTGGTGGAAACCAGGATCGGAGAGGAGACTCGCGCCGGAGATTGGAGAGTACGGATAGGCGGAAAAGGCACGCGGGCTCATCCggcgggaggcggaagaggatctCATGGACAAGTTCATCCGGCAGATCCGGAACGAGCGTCGCCATGATTTGCAGATCCGGAGGCGGAAGAGGGGATCTCCTTGGAGAAGCCGGAGGCTGAGAATTGCACTTTATTGGAAATAAGAGCTAGTCCTTCTATAGATGGAAAAAAGATTACTTGGCTTACCAAATAGTGATTCAGATCCCACGGCCCCTGCCGTTACTCGTCTTCTTGGGCGGTTTCCATTGTTCCCGAGGAGAGGAGATGAACCACAACAAAAGAACAAGCCAAACAATTAATTACAACTAGCTAATAGCCTGTTAATGCTAGCTAGAACACCGCTGGCCAGTTAGCCATCCATGACTAGGAGGTAATGAGAGAAGGGCAGGCACATGTTAGTAGCACCACTGGCACACAGCTTTTTTCTACCTCGATTTTTTCGACTAAACTTTTTTAACTCTGTACACCGAAATTtgaaatcctggctccgcccttGGAGAAGGCACCATGTTACTAGCACCACAGGCACATTTAGCACTGCCTTAATTTCCACCTCTGTCTACTCATTATCCAATGCACGATGTGCTAGTACTACTTTTTTCAAGATGAAAAGGCTTCCTGTACGACATTATTTGTCGAAGTTAAACTTGGAAAGATTGGGACCTTGCTACTAAACACAGCTTATTTGTTTGGTATTTAATTACAACATTCTTTATGTTATATTTATTTTACCCATCGAACCAACCGTACACAGAAGATAAAGTGAAAGAACGGTAATCATCAAACTAGTACCACTTATGCCAAGTGAAGAAGGTACCTGGAAAATATCAACAGCACTCTGCTTTTGGTGCAACTGACGTCTCAAGTTTCCTTATATGTAACATTCAGCCAGTTCAAGTTTTAGATCATATCATaaacacaatgtattccatgaacCAATAATCCAATATATACACAATGTAACCAGCAAGGAAAATTACAGTATATGAATACCAAATATTGAACCACAGAAAGTATTGTGTCACCAGGCACAAATTAATTGTTACAGCACTGCTCACAGAGCTCCTCAAATCTGGCCAAGCTGCAAAAAAACACTTATCTGTATGCTTACTTTGACTAAATGTATTTGTGGAAACAGGCAAAATTATATCCCAAACAAAATAACACTGAACTAAGTGGCAAAAGGAACATCATGGGAACGGACCTTTTAAGGAGAGGCTTTGGGTTGTAAGGGAATAAATCCTTCTGATGAAGATCTTCCAATGTTCTCTTTAACGAAAGGAGACATACTTTAGCACTTAAGAAGAGCTCTTTTTCGCTATTACTTCCCTTGTCACGAGAGAAACCTAACTTAGTGTTTTTCAAGGTTCTTTGCCTCTTATAAGTGAGTTTTTGTATTTGCGCCTCGTAAACTGAATCATCAATAAAAGCATTCCAGCACTGGGACACCAGTCGTAAGCACCTGAGACAGAGAGATATACATCACATTGAGGAGCCTATAATAAGATGTATATCTCTCTGTCTTTTTGTGTAGTTTAAATGCATCAGAAAAGGTAGGGAAGCTACTAACTGACCGTAATAGATACTGGGCACAATGCACACCTACATCTTTTGATATGAGATAATCAACAAGCACCAAGTGATCATAGCTCAACTGCACAATAAATATAACAACAATTAACAGAATCCTTGGTATATATATTATACAGTCAAAGAGGACAATAAATTTGGTAGGCCTATAGATAACTGACTAATGGGTCAGAAAATGTAGGAGTCCAAAGTGACTCATTTCGTAAGTCTTATCACGAATTTCCAAACAGTCCATATGCCTGAAGGATCCAATGAAATAATCTTTGTTTGTACTTTTGTGCAAACTGCAATGCAATCCTACAATCTGAATGCATGGACCATCTGTAGTTCACCAATATCTGAAGTCTCACACTCTCATTTCAAAAATTAATAATGCTTAAGTTGGGTAAGACATGGTAACAAGAGTTATTTACCTCTAGGTATGGTAGCTGATGTAAATTTATCTGCTCCTATTATCTTGATCATTATTAGGGCCTTAACTAATTAACTGtctatttattttatgaagtgcAGTAACCAGAATTTCAGAGCTATAATCAGTAGAGGAGGGCATCTCCTATCTTTTACTGCTTAAGACTACTAGAAGCTTGTTGTTGCATCTTTTACTTAAAAAACAGCATGAAACCATGGAGGCATGAAGTCAAACAGAATGTCAAAATGCTAGTTTTTAGAGATCATTGAGAACGTAGCAAATTCCAATAGAATAAGACGTATAACATGTTGAATGACTCACCAATGAAAGCAATGCGTGGAAAGTATGAACTGGGTCAAAAATGATGGAGAACAGTTTGGCACCAATCAGTTCAGAAGTACATTTACTTTCCATGTTATCTCTGCAAATTCGGACAAAATGTGATAACTAAGATACCTACAGTCTGGATAACCTTCTCAGTGAAATATAATATGGTATATCTTCTGCTTACATTGCCAACGAAATAAGTGGAGCATCCAAAAGCTGTAAGAGAACAATGAATAATATATCGTCCTGCAATATGAAGAAACATATGCCCAATAGTATAAGAATTACTCAACCACGGGGACTATATATAATGATCATGATATCTCACTGATGCTCAAGATGTGCCCAACGCAGAAAGCAACTCTCTAGCTATGCACATAATATAGATCCAAATAGTCTACTGCGAGGAAACAAACTACCTACAGAAGGTGGCAACAAGCTCTTATGAAGATAAAATGATGCAGAAATGCATGAGTGCGAAGATAAAATACAAGCAAGAAATTTGCGGTCTGTGCGGAAGCGATGGCGTTCCGTGACGCAGTTCTGTTTGCACAAGCAAGAAATTTCCGGTCGGTCATCTTTCAGACGGACTATTCTGAGCTTGTGCGCTGTTGGGAAGCGAGGCAGACAGATCGTTCTATGAGTGCGCCTATGCTTCAGGATGTAAACAAGCTTGTATCTTTTTTCAGTCTTTCGTCAGAATAGTAGAGTCTTGCCAGGTTACAATTAGTCTATAGAGTCCAGTTCAGTTAGTAGTCCAGATAGATTATTAAAATAGGGATATAGGAGTCCTATTCCTAGTTGCATACTTCCAAGTCATAGCCGGTTGGTCCTCCTATACTTGTATCTGGCGGCGTTTGGAGGCAATAAACAATCAATCTATCTTCTATGTGCTATTCTCAACCCCTCTAAATTCTCTTGATCTACCTCCTGCTATCTCATCAAGTCGCCAGAAACGACACCAGGATGCAGAGGAAGAACTCGTCCTCCTGTACCACACCCCTATCACCTTTGAAGCTCTAAGCAGCCACAACAGTGGCTCACCTCTGTGCGCAGTCAGCATGTTTAGGTGGTGTGTCACAAGAATGGCTGGCGGCGAGGCCAGAGTTCTTAGCGGACAGTCTCACCCCTATCACCTTTGAAGCTCTAAGCAGCCACAACAGTAGCTCACATCTGTGCGCGGTCAGCATGTTTAGGTGGTGTGTCACAAGAATGGCTGGCGGCGAGGCCAGAGTTCTTAGCGGACAGTCTCACCCCTATCACCTTTGAAGCTCTAAGCAGCCACAACAGTGGCTCACCTCTGTGCGCGGTCAGCATGTTTAGGTGGTGTGTCACAAGAATGGCTGGCGGCGAGACCAGACTTGTTAGCGGACAGCCTTCGTGCTGATTGTAATACTGCTGTCATGATTTAATAAAGTGAGGcagcccccacccccaccccccccccccccacacacacacacacctaaaAGACATAATCACACAAGAAAGTTGACAAACTCAAAGAGAGACTAGTTTTTGCCATTTAACTACAATGTTAATGAGCTATCTGTCATTTAGAGCAGAAGTGTACCTCCTCCATATATAACTGCAGAAAGCATAGAACAATGTCTGTCGATGATTTCGAGTCCAAAATCTTGTCTAAGCAACATCTCTGA includes these proteins:
- the LOC124672349 gene encoding uncharacterized protein LOC124672349, whose product is MSPRAFSAYPYSPISGASLLSDPGFHHNYRKFNRMPPMLGFIYNSEVSSVSRFVPTTGSSLPCTFDPQLADFTVCDCRHGRVLLDNCEVPMELVVWDPMTDRRKVGPFHVVFVGIDAEVGSVTAYKYSSETGEWSTPTSELALVDEHHFVVELDLFDGLDPVDDGYLTAMHSVLVEDSLHFLLMSGPQGARVLKYDVGRHYLSLIVLPAAAAVYDRGTLLMATEDGRLGVAHLDKLSLHLWSREVGPDGIAAWTEHRVINLIPFLPIGDPAIKVELIGSVEGANIIFATTALGVYAIDLKLLRSRKLCEGQDIRPLFPFMSFYNPPERQTGASFPAGASVAARHL